One window of the Natrinema sp. CBA1119 genome contains the following:
- a CDS encoding acyl-CoA dehydrogenase family protein translates to MTQKSAASTGVSFNLDEETELILQSLDEFVEREVEPIVNEIETELTNPRLGHEANGKIVDDVLEAIDQIRKQSAEAGFYAMNMPADAGGDDVSAVTWYLANKQLSATGVPLAEHVLAGPSGPKPLLAQADGEQREKYLEPTMRAEKTTAFGQTEPGVGSDSPNMATRAEKDGDEWVLNGTKQWITNAPYADFIQVFARTTSQEEAGRYGGITCFIVEEDEYEIGSFNNAVGREGMQAEVHFNDVRLSEDRILGEVDNAFYDAMSFLGLGRVEIGARAVGNAEWLLDRATEYANDREAFGNSIGQFQSIAHKIARGRANAFAADTVGLRCAWSLDQGDDVIAESSILKWFATNTFWEIADDVVQIHGANGLSEENEFMDRLHYARTQRIVEGTDEIQLNTIAKQYGVDM, encoded by the coding sequence ATGACACAGAAATCGGCTGCGAGCACAGGTGTGTCCTTCAATCTCGACGAGGAGACAGAGCTTATTCTCCAGAGCCTCGATGAGTTCGTCGAACGGGAGGTCGAGCCGATCGTAAACGAAATCGAGACGGAGCTTACGAACCCGCGATTGGGTCACGAAGCGAACGGGAAAATCGTCGACGACGTACTCGAGGCGATCGATCAGATCAGGAAGCAAAGTGCGGAGGCCGGGTTTTACGCGATGAACATGCCCGCCGACGCCGGTGGCGACGACGTTTCGGCGGTGACCTGGTATCTGGCGAACAAGCAACTCTCAGCGACGGGCGTCCCCCTCGCCGAGCACGTACTCGCCGGCCCGTCAGGTCCCAAACCGCTGCTCGCGCAAGCGGACGGCGAACAGCGGGAGAAATACCTCGAGCCGACCATGCGTGCGGAGAAAACGACCGCTTTCGGCCAAACCGAACCCGGCGTCGGATCCGACTCGCCGAACATGGCTACTCGCGCCGAGAAGGACGGCGATGAGTGGGTGCTCAACGGCACCAAACAATGGATCACGAACGCGCCGTACGCGGATTTCATCCAGGTGTTTGCACGGACCACGTCGCAGGAGGAAGCCGGCCGCTACGGCGGCATCACCTGCTTCATCGTCGAGGAGGACGAGTACGAGATCGGTTCGTTCAACAACGCCGTCGGTCGCGAAGGAATGCAAGCAGAGGTCCACTTCAACGACGTCCGCCTCTCGGAGGACCGAATCCTCGGGGAGGTCGACAACGCGTTCTACGATGCGATGTCGTTCCTCGGACTGGGGCGGGTCGAAATCGGAGCGCGAGCGGTCGGTAACGCCGAATGGTTACTCGATCGTGCGACCGAATACGCGAACGATCGGGAGGCGTTCGGGAACTCGATCGGTCAGTTTCAGTCGATCGCTCACAAGATCGCACGCGGTCGAGCGAACGCGTTCGCGGCCGATACGGTCGGCCTTCGATGCGCGTGGTCGCTCGATCAGGGCGACGACGTTATCGCCGAATCGTCGATTCTCAAGTGGTTCGCGACGAACACGTTCTGGGAGATCGCCGACGACGTCGTCCAGATCCACGGTGCGAACGGCCTTTCCGAGGAGAACGAATTCATGGACCGCTTGCACTACGCACGGACACAGCGCATCGTCGAAGGAACCGACGAGATTCAGCTCAACACGATTGCGAAACAGTACGGCGTTGATATGTAA